A stretch of Stigmatopora argus isolate UIUO_Sarg chromosome 22, RoL_Sarg_1.0, whole genome shotgun sequence DNA encodes these proteins:
- the LOC144067888 gene encoding GTPase IMAP family member 8-like, protein MSDTTDSSLLPEIRVVIIGAERDGKSSVANTILTKERFECGRTRTAQSEARHEIVEGRKLVVVDVPGWKNSPSLREIPERDKDQFKMNPSKCPPGPHAFLLGIAVDSRFSSEKKNTLQEYMKLLGDRVWQHSIVLFTFGDYLGPKTIEQYIESQGEALKWVIEKCHNRYHVINNEDRSNITQVTSLIDKIDEMVRANDDPVYSLDNHIFSAIKKKQEKIAKRAVERHRQALEIREQIKARISENQPINTLQMVLLGSRFVGKTSVGKTILGIKDYENEEPTTLSYILHGTADNTEITIVDTPGWRKGFPASDTPQTIKDEVLLSLFKCQTEPHVFLLVIDADASFNYSHLDAAITHVELLGGSIWKHTMVVFTRGDWLGSRSIEEYIEGEGRPLQSLVERCGNRYHVMDNMNANDSSHVIELLEKIKLTLAGNNFQPFTPNMKMLDKLMEREENVKKAALLRNQKGHRVQKGSAKKLNEVRILILGEKMSGKTTAANCILQHKVFPTQLYGGCLACQAQVAGRRVTVVDTPGWHTEAECTREKDKDIVQGLTLSTLGFHAILFVISLDMKFNEVNKKMLVDHVELFGDNVWDHTMVLFSNVDTLADRSLEEFIEREPESLHSLIDMCGNRYHCLDVTDKDNVSQHTQLFEKIEEVSAKNQGRLFHPDINDIHQRVEEKFHKRKIQETMQHIIRSRELELHRMFKQKLVDLQRDIKEIVPLSLGPKGKGKKKCILTDIEEQISQIDTIILQSSKQERRSMDFLPPTLSGSTQSMDKILHWLSMNPTSSNSASKLYQSQSSGYSSQFHFGE, encoded by the exons ATGTCGGACACAACAG ATTCTTCACTGTTGCCTGAAATACGAGTGGTGATCATTGGTGCTGAAAGGGATGGAAAAAGCTCTGTTGCCAACACCATTCTGACTAAAGAGCGATTCGAGTGTGGCAGGACTCGAACAGCTCAAAGCGAAGCTCGACATGAGATCGTGGAGGGACGGAAGCTGGTGGTTGTTGACGTACCAGGATGGAagaactctccctctctcaggGAAATCCCAGAAAGGGACAAGGATCAATTTAAGATGAATCCCTCCAAGTGTCCGCCCGGTCCGCATGCTTTCCTTCTTGGCATAGCCGTCGATTCAAGGTTTTCGtccgagaaaaaaaataccctgcAAGAATATATGAAGTTGCTAGGGGATCGAGTTTGGCAACACTCCATTGTGCTCTTCACCTTTGGGGACTATCTGGGCCCAAAGACCATTGAGCAATACATTGAGAGTCAAGGTGAAGCACTCAAATGGGTAATAGAAAAGTGTCACAACAGGTACCACGTGATCAACAACGAAGACAGGAGCAACATAACGCAGGTCACGTCGCTGATAGACAAGATTGATGAGATGGTGAGGGCCAATGATGATCCCGTCTACAGTCTGGACAACCATATCTTCTCAGCCATTAAGAAGAAGCAAGAAAAAATAGCAAAGAGGGCTGTTGAAAGACACAGGCAAGCCTTGGAAATAAGAGAGCAAATCAAAGCCAGAATTTCAG AAAACCAACCCATCAATACACTTCAGATGGTTCTCCTTGGCAGCAGATTTGTTGGAAAAACCTCCGTAGGCAAAACCATTCTAGGTATCAAAGACTATGAAAACGAAGAACCGACAACATTATCCTACATCCTCCATGGCACAGCGGACAATACAGAGATTACAATAGTGGACACACCAGGCTGGAGGAAAGGCTTCCCTGCATCCGACACGCCCCAAACGATTAAAGACGAGGTCTTGCTCAGTTTATTTAAGTGCCAGACGGAGCCCCACGTCTTCTTACTGGTCATTGACGCAGATGCCTCATTCAACTACAGTCATCTGGATGCAGCCATCACTCATGTGGAGTTGCTAGGGGGCAGCATATGGAAACACACGATGGTGGTGTTCACCCGAGGAGACTGGCTGGGGTCACGCAGTATTGAAGAATACATTGAAGGCGAGGGGAGGCCACTGCAATCTCTAGTGGAGCGATGCGGTAACAGGTATCACGTCATGGACAACATGAACGCAAATGATAGCAGTCATGTTATAGAGCTACTGGAGAAAATCAAGCTAACTCTGGCGGGGAACAATTTCCAACCGTTTACACCCAATATGAAGATGCTAGATAAGCTGATGGAGAGAGAAGAGAATGTGAAAAAAGCTGCTTTGCTGAGAAACCAAAAGGGTCACAGAGTGCAGAAAG GTTCTGCCAAAAAGTTGAACGAGGTTCGAATTTTGATACTCGGCGAAAAAATGTCAGGGAAGACAACCGCAGCAAATTGCATCCTTCAGCACAAAGTGTTCCCCACTCAACTGTATGGCGGATGTTTGGCTTGTCAGGCACAGGTTGCCGGCAGGAGGGTCACAGTGGTCGACACCCCGGGCTGGCACACAGAGGCCGAATGCACCCGGGAAAAGGACAAGGACATCGTCCAAGGTCTGACTCTGAGCACTCTGGGGTTCCACGCTATTCTGTTCGTGATTTCCTTGGACATGAAATTTAACGAGGTCAATAAGAAAATGCTGGTAGACCACGTGGAGCTCTTTGGAGACAATGTATGGGATCACACAATGGTCCTGTTCAGCAACGTGGACACCTTGGCCGACAGATCCCTCGAAGAATTCATCGAGAGGGAACCCGAATCGCTTCATTCGTTGATTGACATGTGCGGAAACAGATACCACTGCCTGGATGTCACGGACAAAGACAATGTAAGCCAGCACACGCAGTTATTTGAGAAAATAGAGGAGGTGTCAGCAAAAAACCAGGGTCGCCTCTTCCACCCCGACATCAATGACATCCACCAGAGGGTTGAGGAAAAATTCCACAAGAGGAAAATCCAAGAAACGATGCAACATATAATCAGGAGCCGAGAGCTGGAGCTGCATAGGATGTTCAAGCAGAAGCTCGTCGACCTGCAACGGGACATCAAGGAGATTGTTCCACTGTCATTGG GTCCAAAGGGAAAAGGCAAGAAGAAATGTATCCTGACTGATATTGAAGAGCAGATTAGTCAGATCGACACCATAATTTTGCAATCATCGAAGCAAGAGCGGAGAAGCATGGATTTCTTGCCCCCCACCT tGAGTGGATCTACCCAATCCATGGATAAAATTCTGCACTGGCTATCGATGAATCCAACAAGTTCAAACTCAGCCTCTAAGCTATATCAGTCACAGTCATCGGGCTACAGCTCTCAGTTTCACTTTGGCGAATGA